A genome region from Magnolia sinica isolate HGM2019 chromosome 8, MsV1, whole genome shotgun sequence includes the following:
- the LOC131254291 gene encoding uncharacterized protein LOC131254291 codes for MASPSLEGRGGSCKDEKGVFLFGFHEGYGLMSNTGAEIRAVHDGLLLCISKELVKIIVESNSLLVVNSLSEWSNSSWKWRYWQSRILRLMSKGQVLFHHILGEGNRPADGLDRLGSNS; via the coding sequence ATGGCTTCCCCCAGTCTGGAAGGGAGAGGAGGCAGTTGCAAAGATGAAAAAGGTGTTTTCCTCTTTGGTTTCCATGAAGGTTATGGGCTAATGTCTAATACAGGTGCAGAAATCAGGGCAGTGCATGATGGGCTCCTCCTTTGCATCTCCAAGGAGCTGGTTAAGATTATAGTTGAATCTAACTCGCTCCTGGTGGTTAATTCTCTCTCCGAATGGTCTAATTCTAGTTGGAAATGGCGTTACTGGCAGTCCAGGATCCTTCGTCTCATGTCTAAAGGTCAAGTTCTGTTCCACCACATCCTCGGGGAAGGGAATAGGCCTGCTGATGGGTTGGATAGATTGGGCAGCAACTCTTAA